In Longimicrobium terrae, one DNA window encodes the following:
- a CDS encoding DoxX family protein: protein MSRVVLAAVFIVAGVLHFVITDQYVGVMPPWLPWHRGLVLVSGVAEIAGGAGLLVPRLRRAAGIGLILLLVAVAPANWQMYLNARAAGASATAQTLFLLRMPLQLVLIWCVGWAAGLRRR from the coding sequence GTGTCGCGGGTGGTGCTGGCGGCCGTCTTCATCGTAGCGGGCGTGCTGCACTTCGTGATCACGGACCAGTACGTCGGCGTCATGCCGCCGTGGCTGCCGTGGCACCGCGGCTTGGTGCTGGTGAGCGGCGTGGCGGAAATCGCGGGTGGCGCGGGGCTCCTGGTGCCGCGCCTGCGACGCGCGGCGGGCATTGGCCTCATTCTGCTGCTGGTGGCCGTGGCGCCCGCCAACTGGCAGATGTACCTGAACGCGCGCGCCGCCGGCGCATCCGCCACCGCGCAGACGCTCTTTCTGTTGAGAATGCCTCTGCAACTCGTTTTGATCTGGTGCGTAGGGTGGGCGGCAGGCCTCCGCCGCCGCTGA
- a CDS encoding helix-turn-helix domain-containing protein codes for MRTVTFALMDEIEEALHEVIAHARGEIDLPPELIHFSGEPDPREVRARANMTQEEFAAALNISVGRLRAWEQGRRDPDHPAMRLLEAAAMNPDVLREAAA; via the coding sequence ATGAGGACGGTGACTTTCGCGTTGATGGATGAAATCGAAGAAGCGCTCCACGAAGTCATCGCCCATGCGCGCGGCGAGATCGACCTGCCGCCGGAATTGATCCACTTCTCCGGCGAGCCTGACCCTCGGGAAGTGCGCGCGCGGGCGAACATGACGCAGGAGGAGTTCGCGGCGGCGCTCAACATCAGCGTGGGCAGGCTGCGCGCGTGGGAGCAGGGGCGGCGCGATCCCGACCACCCGGCCATGCGCCTGCTGGAAGCCGCGGCCATGAACCCGGACGTCCTGCGTGAGGCGGCGGCCTAG
- a CDS encoding endonuclease domain-containing protein: MRQRRDSAPRVRAQARVLRQSATPAEQRLWRLLRSRAVNGLKFRRQHPLHGFVLDFYCAEARLCVELDGGIHAEQQDRDELRSAMLHAHGIRVIRFPNEQVFNDLPGVLNQIAHTATATAPAAMPTP; this comes from the coding sequence ATGCGTCAGCGCAGGGACAGCGCCCCGCGGGTTCGCGCGCAGGCCAGGGTTCTGCGCCAGTCCGCCACCCCCGCGGAGCAGCGGCTCTGGCGGCTGCTCCGAAGCCGCGCGGTCAACGGGCTCAAGTTTCGCCGCCAGCACCCGCTGCACGGGTTCGTGCTGGACTTCTACTGCGCCGAAGCGCGCCTCTGCGTGGAACTGGATGGCGGCATCCATGCAGAACAGCAGGACCGCGACGAGCTGCGCTCGGCCATGCTGCACGCGCACGGAATCCGCGTCATCCGCTTCCCGAACGAGCAGGTCTTCAATGACCTGCCCGGCGTGCTGAACCAGATCGCGCACACCGCCACCGCCACCGCCCCCGCCGCCATGCCCACGCCGTGA